The proteins below are encoded in one region of Streptomyces marianii:
- a CDS encoding thiocillin family RiPP, which yields MNELDLRIEQEHPEIEVLPDTRSAGSCAGSASTAGSFSCPAGSIGSVGSASSAG from the coding sequence ATGAACGAACTCGATCTGCGCATCGAGCAGGAGCACCCCGAGATCGAGGTGCTCCCCGACACCCGGTCCGCGGGCTCCTGCGCCGGTTCTGCCAGCACGGCCGGGTCCTTCTCCTGCCCGGCGGGCTCCATCGGGAGCGTCGGCTCGGCCAGCAGCGCCGGCTGA
- a CDS encoding helix-turn-helix transcriptional regulator encodes MLHTRLIPPLLGPLLDRPRLFRTLDKGVTRRLTLVVGPPGAGKSALLASWARSLPLGEPAWLTLDADDNHAPRLLAHLAAALARAAASRGGEGEGALRFRDGVGVPALLREVGRLPEPLVLVVDAFHELRPGPARSALLQFARYAPDGLRVVLATRREPDLPLHKLRAGGELTEVRGADLAFTHEETAELFRAQGAEPGGDQVAAVVRCSGGWALAVRYASANPVRGDDPRSCLEGWSQAIRHCSDFLLSELLDPMPADDQDVLLRTSLLGEFSASLVRALTGRADLNRVLRRLSTEHDLLVRDDEWTYRLPNPLMRGVLSRELTERYGWLEVSRLLGKAARWYEDLGAVSAARRYAAAAQAYGAGPAPGGGIILPPGLGRAGGEVPPWVPAGDAAPSPAPSSPGEPAGPVHRSAAAADSLTRSELDVLRLLPLGLTLDEIAARRHVSLNTVKTQVQAIYRKLQVGRRRDAVRVAAECGLIGPRG; translated from the coding sequence GTGCTCCACACGCGACTCATACCGCCTTTGCTCGGTCCCCTTCTGGACCGCCCCAGACTGTTCCGGACGCTCGACAAGGGAGTGACGAGACGACTCACCCTCGTGGTCGGTCCGCCGGGGGCCGGCAAGAGCGCGCTGCTGGCCTCCTGGGCCAGATCGCTGCCCCTGGGCGAGCCGGCCTGGCTCACGCTCGACGCCGACGACAACCACGCCCCCCGGCTCCTCGCCCACCTCGCCGCGGCCCTGGCCCGCGCCGCGGCCTCCCGGGGCGGCGAGGGGGAAGGGGCGCTCCGCTTCCGCGACGGGGTGGGGGTGCCGGCCCTGCTCCGCGAGGTCGGCCGGCTCCCGGAACCGCTCGTGCTGGTCGTCGACGCCTTCCACGAACTGCGGCCCGGGCCGGCGCGCAGCGCCCTGTTGCAGTTCGCCCGCTACGCACCGGACGGGCTGAGGGTGGTGCTCGCCACCCGCAGGGAGCCGGACCTGCCTCTCCACAAGCTTCGTGCGGGCGGTGAGCTCACCGAGGTCAGAGGTGCCGATCTCGCGTTCACCCACGAGGAGACGGCGGAGTTGTTCCGGGCGCAGGGAGCGGAGCCCGGTGGCGACCAGGTCGCCGCCGTGGTCCGCTGCTCGGGAGGCTGGGCCCTGGCGGTCCGCTACGCCTCCGCCAACCCGGTCCGGGGAGACGATCCCCGCTCCTGCCTGGAGGGCTGGTCCCAGGCCATCCGCCACTGCTCCGACTTCCTGCTGTCGGAGCTGCTCGACCCGATGCCCGCGGACGACCAGGACGTGTTGCTGCGCACCAGTCTGCTCGGCGAGTTCAGCGCGTCCCTGGTGCGCGCCCTGACGGGCCGCGCCGACCTCAATCGGGTGCTGCGCAGGCTGTCCACCGAGCACGACCTGCTGGTGCGCGACGACGAGTGGACCTACCGGCTGCCCAATCCGCTGATGCGCGGTGTGCTTTCGCGGGAGCTCACCGAGCGGTACGGCTGGCTTGAAGTGAGCCGGCTGCTGGGCAAGGCGGCCCGCTGGTACGAGGACCTGGGCGCGGTCTCCGCGGCCCGGAGGTACGCGGCGGCCGCGCAGGCCTACGGGGCGGGGCCCGCGCCGGGTGGCGGCATCATCCTCCCGCCGGGGCTGGGCCGCGCCGGTGGGGAAGTACCCCCGTGGGTGCCCGCGGGTGACGCGGCCCCATCACCCGCTCCGTCATCCCCCGGTGAGCCGGCCGGACCGGTCCACCGGTCGGCCGCGGCCGCCGACTCGCTGACGCGCAGTGAACTCGACGTCCTGAGACTGCTGCCGCTGGGTCTGACGCTGGATGAGATCGCCGCTCGCCGTCATGTGTCCCTCAACACCGTCAAGACGCAGGTACAGGCCATCTACCGCAAGCTGCAGGTCGGCCGCAGACGCGACGCGGTCCGGGTCGCCGCGGAGTGCGGTCTGATCGGTCCTCGCGGCTGA
- the prfB gene encoding peptide chain release factor 2, producing MAVVDVSEELKSLSSTMGSIEAVLDLDRMRADIAVLEEQAAAPSLWDDPEAAQKITSKLSHLQAEVRKAEALRGRIDDLEVLFELAEAEDDPDTRAEAETELEAVRKALDEMEVRTLLSGEYDEREALVNIRAEAGGVDAADFAEQLQRMYLRWAERHGYGTEVYETSYAEEAGIKSTTFVVKAPYAYGTLSVEQGTHRLVRISPFDNQGRRQTSFAGVEVLPVVEQSDHVEIDESELRVDVYRASGPGGQGVNTTDSAVRITHIPTGIVVSCQNERSQIQNKASAMNVLQAKLLERRRQEEQAKMDALKGDGGNSWGNQMRSYVLHPYQMVKDLRTEFEVGNPQSVLDGEIDGFLEAGIRWRKQQEK from the coding sequence GTGGCAGTCGTCGATGTATCCGAAGAGCTGAAGTCCCTCTCCTCGACCATGGGGTCGATCGAGGCCGTCCTGGACCTCGACAGGATGAGGGCAGACATCGCCGTGCTCGAGGAGCAGGCGGCGGCGCCGTCCCTCTGGGACGACCCCGAGGCGGCGCAGAAGATCACCAGCAAGCTCTCGCACCTGCAGGCCGAGGTCCGCAAGGCGGAGGCGCTCCGCGGGCGGATCGACGACCTCGAGGTGCTCTTCGAGCTCGCCGAGGCCGAGGACGACCCGGACACCCGCGCGGAGGCCGAGACCGAGCTGGAGGCCGTCCGCAAGGCACTGGACGAGATGGAGGTCCGCACGCTCCTCTCCGGCGAGTACGACGAGCGTGAGGCGCTGGTCAACATCCGGGCCGAGGCCGGCGGCGTGGACGCCGCCGACTTCGCCGAGCAGCTCCAGCGCATGTACCTGCGCTGGGCCGAGCGCCACGGCTACGGCACGGAGGTCTACGAGACCTCGTACGCGGAGGAGGCCGGTATCAAGTCGACCACCTTCGTCGTGAAGGCGCCGTACGCCTACGGCACGCTGTCGGTGGAGCAGGGCACGCACCGTCTGGTCCGCATCTCCCCGTTCGACAACCAGGGGCGCCGCCAGACGTCCTTCGCGGGCGTCGAGGTCCTGCCCGTCGTCGAGCAGTCGGACCACGTGGAGATCGACGAGTCCGAGCTGCGCGTGGACGTCTACCGCGCCTCCGGTCCCGGCGGCCAGGGCGTCAACACGACGGACTCCGCGGTCCGCATCACCCATATCCCGACCGGCATCGTGGTCTCCTGCCAGAACGAGCGCTCCCAGATCCAGAACAAGGCGAGCGCGATGAACGTCCTCCAGGCGAAGCTCCTCGAGCGCCGCCGCCAGGAGGAGCAGGCCAAGATGGACGCCCTCAAGGGCGACGGCGGCAACTCCTGGGGCAACCAGATGCGGTCGTACGTCCTCCACCCGTACCAGATGGTCAAGGACCTGCGGACGGAGTTCGAGGTCGGCAACCCGCAGTCGGTGCTCGACGGCGAGATCGACGGCTTCCTGGAGGCGGGCATCCGCTGGCGGAAGCAGCAGGAGAAGTAA
- a CDS encoding YcaO-like family protein, which produces MLDARASGDRTAAADRGDGATEDDLAGLRRLEAVVGPAGRPVRGSQLLPTLPGEPPYSVFVSSIGDPTALWSDSPAQPQGLDGAGGGTDAERARLISVAEALERYTNSFYQPHLVRWATADELGDEAVDLDTLPRCSDAELSDESNWLIRPDGSLPQRWVRGWSLTRSRPVWIPASYVWLFTAHEAIGERIANPISTGCAIHSDLHQALVNGICEAIERDAIALVWLQRLELPEIDVADEPSLREQRRRARDGFVEYRFYDATTDVGVATVYAVVLSDHNDTLGQLVMCATGTDPAEVIRKIYREAASSRIALQAPHSVPEDPRDFTSVLHGALHMGRPERRDAFGFLLRRPRTTRVPADLPRAPDGPPARRLSWLVERLAAVDAEVIAVELTTDEARRAGLRSVRVVVPQLMPLSFVHRNRYLAHPRLYRAPVAMGLTSHPEHELNPDPQPFA; this is translated from the coding sequence GTGCTGGATGCACGTGCGAGTGGTGACCGGACCGCCGCCGCGGACCGGGGGGACGGCGCGACGGAGGACGACCTCGCCGGGCTCCGGCGGCTGGAGGCCGTCGTCGGGCCGGCCGGGCGGCCGGTGCGGGGGTCCCAGCTCCTCCCCACCCTGCCGGGCGAGCCCCCCTACTCGGTCTTCGTCTCGTCCATCGGCGACCCCACCGCCCTCTGGTCCGACAGCCCCGCCCAGCCCCAGGGCCTGGACGGCGCCGGAGGCGGCACCGACGCCGAACGGGCCCGGCTGATCAGCGTGGCCGAGGCGCTGGAGCGCTACACCAACTCCTTCTACCAGCCGCATCTGGTGCGCTGGGCGACCGCGGACGAGCTCGGAGACGAGGCCGTCGACCTCGACACGCTCCCGCGCTGCTCGGACGCGGAGCTGTCCGACGAGTCGAACTGGCTGATCCGCCCTGACGGGTCGCTGCCGCAGCGCTGGGTGCGCGGCTGGTCGCTCACCCGGAGCCGCCCGGTCTGGATCCCCGCGTCCTACGTCTGGCTGTTCACCGCACACGAGGCGATCGGGGAGCGGATCGCCAATCCCATCTCGACCGGCTGCGCGATCCACTCGGATCTGCACCAGGCCCTGGTGAACGGGATCTGCGAAGCGATCGAACGCGACGCGATCGCACTGGTGTGGCTTCAGCGCCTCGAACTGCCGGAGATCGACGTCGCGGACGAGCCGTCCCTGCGGGAGCAGCGTCGGCGGGCCAGGGACGGCTTCGTGGAGTACCGCTTCTACGACGCCACCACGGACGTGGGCGTGGCCACGGTCTACGCGGTCGTACTCAGCGACCACAACGACACGCTGGGCCAGCTCGTGATGTGCGCGACCGGGACCGACCCCGCGGAGGTCATCCGCAAGATCTACCGGGAGGCGGCCTCCTCGCGCATCGCCCTTCAGGCCCCGCACTCCGTTCCCGAGGACCCGCGCGACTTCACCAGCGTGCTGCACGGCGCCCTCCACATGGGCCGCCCGGAGCGGCGGGACGCCTTCGGGTTCCTGCTGCGACGGCCGCGCACCACCCGGGTGCCCGCGGATCTGCCACGGGCACCGGACGGCCCTCCCGCGCGGCGTCTCTCCTGGCTGGTGGAGCGGCTGGCCGCGGTGGACGCCGAGGTGATCGCCGTGGAGCTGACGACGGACGAGGCCCGACGGGCCGGACTCCGCTCGGTACGGGTCGTCGTGCCCCAGCTGATGCCGCTGTCCTTCGTGCACCGCAACCGGTATCTGGCCCATCCCCGGCTCTACCGGGCACCGGTCGCGATGGGGCTCACCAGCCACCCGGAGCACGAACTCAACCCCGACCCGCAGCCCTTCGCCTAG
- a CDS encoding TOMM precursor leader peptide-binding protein: MSSVVSVPGQRGMPAAAVAAAVRHDPQFRLPVRPQLCRGLHVVDTPDGVVIDGGAERQHLRGASAAVLRRNLLPLLDGSRDLAALAHATGWNDSAVHQAVATLYFAGVLEDATEAVRPPEGDGPSEPAAVWMSRTLDCARVHPHSSHAALAAARARVRLSVRASWRRPLRTALADLGITDVLPLAPGEGLPEDALVVADLAAPRATVDRIVEESARRGVRLLLADERDGRVAVGPLVDPSATACAHCARAAVALRPGPPEWFREAAPTPGAATAAGLIAEELRALLLRGEPVQSLGGQLVVDLADMSTTTYKLTPEAGCRTCYPTAEGRTGPLPEDGPLHYEHAVAFPPRHLVNPKAHQHHFRPENVGLQFERLRYPNNPQHPLPEASLADLEKLAAGTEPPPWPEALAAVMRFTAGLRGPGDEGESRDSGRVNRWAPTGGNLGSPHVYALLRGVPGLPDGVHYYDAADHALTAMHPHTDHLGTLLAALGGDADGGERPGAHLVLASDVGRVARKYGPFAYRVGNLDTGCALAQLALTARAIGLAHGLLDPHPLQRHRELLVGAGGPALITAAVRLQDEGSGSCR; encoded by the coding sequence GTGAGCTCCGTCGTCAGCGTTCCGGGACAGCGCGGCATGCCCGCCGCCGCCGTCGCCGCGGCCGTGCGCCACGATCCCCAGTTCCGTCTTCCCGTCCGCCCGCAGCTCTGCCGGGGGCTCCACGTGGTCGACACGCCGGACGGCGTGGTCATCGACGGAGGCGCCGAACGCCAGCATCTGCGCGGCGCCTCGGCCGCGGTCCTCCGTCGGAACCTGCTGCCTCTCCTGGACGGCAGCAGGGATCTCGCCGCGCTGGCCCACGCGACCGGGTGGAACGACTCGGCCGTCCACCAGGCCGTGGCCACCCTGTACTTCGCCGGGGTGCTCGAGGACGCGACAGAGGCCGTACGGCCACCGGAGGGTGACGGGCCGTCGGAGCCTGCCGCGGTCTGGATGTCGCGGACGCTGGACTGCGCCCGTGTGCACCCCCACTCCAGCCATGCGGCGCTCGCCGCGGCACGGGCCAGGGTGCGGCTGAGCGTGCGGGCGTCCTGGCGGCGGCCCCTGCGGACGGCGCTGGCCGACCTCGGGATCACCGATGTGCTCCCGCTCGCCCCCGGCGAAGGACTGCCGGAGGACGCGCTGGTCGTCGCCGACCTCGCGGCGCCCCGCGCGACGGTCGACCGGATCGTCGAGGAGAGCGCCCGGCGCGGCGTGCGGCTGCTGCTGGCGGACGAGCGGGACGGGCGCGTCGCCGTGGGCCCGCTGGTGGACCCCTCGGCGACCGCCTGCGCACACTGCGCCCGCGCCGCCGTCGCGCTCCGGCCCGGTCCACCCGAGTGGTTCCGCGAGGCGGCCCCCACCCCGGGTGCGGCGACCGCGGCCGGACTGATCGCCGAGGAGCTCCGCGCCCTGCTGCTCAGGGGGGAGCCGGTCCAGTCCCTCGGAGGGCAGCTCGTCGTGGACCTCGCCGACATGTCCACCACCACGTACAAGCTGACTCCCGAGGCCGGCTGCCGCACCTGCTACCCGACCGCCGAAGGCCGTACCGGCCCCCTGCCGGAGGACGGACCGCTTCACTACGAGCACGCCGTGGCCTTCCCTCCCCGGCATCTGGTCAACCCCAAGGCGCACCAGCACCACTTCCGCCCGGAGAACGTCGGGCTCCAGTTCGAGCGACTGAGGTACCCCAACAATCCGCAGCATCCGCTGCCCGAGGCGTCACTGGCGGACCTGGAGAAGCTCGCCGCGGGTACGGAGCCACCACCGTGGCCGGAGGCACTGGCGGCCGTGATGCGTTTCACCGCGGGGCTGCGCGGCCCCGGCGACGAGGGGGAGTCCCGCGACTCCGGGCGGGTGAACCGGTGGGCTCCGACCGGCGGCAACCTGGGCTCGCCGCATGTCTACGCGCTGCTGCGGGGCGTCCCCGGCCTCCCCGACGGCGTCCACTACTACGACGCCGCCGACCACGCCCTCACCGCCATGCACCCGCACACCGACCACCTGGGCACGCTCCTCGCGGCACTGGGCGGGGACGCCGACGGCGGGGAGCGGCCCGGCGCGCACCTGGTCCTGGCCTCGGACGTCGGCCGCGTCGCCCGGAAGTACGGTCCGTTCGCCTACCGCGTGGGGAACCTCGACACCGGGTGCGCCCTGGCCCAGCTCGCCCTCACGGCCCGGGCGATCGGGCTGGCACACGGCCTGCTGGACCCCCACCCCCTGCAACGGCACCGGGAGCTCCTCGTGGGCGCCGGCGGTCCCGCGCTCATCACCGCCGCCGTGCGGCTCCAGGACGAAGGGAGCGGCTCATGCCGCTGA
- a CDS encoding thiopeptide-type bacteriocin biosynthesis protein translates to MAAEEWLYARVHHTGHRDGELLLTDLVPSWVEAAEHAGVRRWFFLRYADASGPHLRVRFRGTPDALDGCWEAGRALWKEHVRPPDRGEVHRLHPLAEEGLPGRGSRRLSLGLYGREHHYYGSPPAVDIAEEVFQASSELCLDAVRATGADRTARAHLAVRVMRSCMGSLGLRQRERVWRLHWGHWTGVLAGDPESLRETERIAERWPAVARPSAGVREAARPVAASAGAGSAAELPAAADALGRDLADGVRRALLADPSAVASRLLLMQLHMTLNRLGFLPLEEAVLGRVAARAERPASPRLPPALHGASSGNTTAR, encoded by the coding sequence ATGGCAGCTGAGGAATGGCTCTACGCCCGTGTCCACCACACCGGACACCGGGACGGCGAACTCCTGCTCACCGACCTGGTCCCGAGCTGGGTCGAGGCGGCTGAGCACGCGGGCGTCCGGCGGTGGTTCTTCCTCCGCTACGCCGATGCGAGCGGCCCGCATCTGCGGGTGCGCTTCCGCGGCACCCCCGACGCGCTCGACGGCTGCTGGGAGGCCGGCCGCGCCCTGTGGAAGGAGCACGTCCGCCCGCCCGACCGGGGGGAGGTCCACCGGCTGCACCCGCTGGCGGAGGAGGGTCTGCCCGGTCGCGGCAGCCGCCGGCTCAGCCTGGGCCTCTACGGCCGGGAGCACCACTACTACGGATCGCCTCCGGCCGTCGACATCGCCGAGGAGGTCTTCCAGGCCAGCAGCGAGCTGTGCCTCGACGCGGTCCGGGCGACCGGGGCGGACCGCACGGCCAGGGCGCATCTCGCGGTACGGGTGATGCGGTCCTGCATGGGCTCGCTGGGGCTGCGACAGCGCGAGCGGGTCTGGCGGCTGCACTGGGGCCACTGGACCGGCGTCCTCGCCGGGGACCCGGAGTCGCTCCGGGAGACGGAGCGCATCGCCGAACGATGGCCGGCGGTCGCACGACCGTCCGCCGGTGTCCGGGAGGCCGCGCGGCCGGTCGCCGCCTCCGCCGGTGCCGGGTCCGCCGCCGAGCTGCCCGCGGCAGCGGACGCGCTGGGCCGCGACCTCGCGGACGGTGTGCGCCGGGCCCTGCTCGCGGACCCCTCCGCCGTCGCCTCGCGGCTGCTGCTGATGCAGCTCCACATGACGCTCAACCGGCTCGGCTTCCTCCCCCTCGAAGAGGCCGTGCTCGGGCGGGTGGCGGCGCGGGCGGAGCGTCCCGCCTCCCCCCGGCTCCCTCCGGCGCTTCACGGCGCCTCCTCCGGCAACACCACCGCCCGTTAG
- a CDS encoding nitroreductase family protein has protein sequence MPLIDTAGLTEQLLAAPPPASASASASASASASADVRPGAAPPLPGDPVHALRRRSAQRHWAPEPLDGDVLVKALAYAFEQDGRLWRSAFPTLPTPTATVLVQRLLDVPEGCHRYEPEGRRLVPEPRALPPLADLVLQLEFAEAPALVVVHGDLAAALERRGAGGHRLLLARGAALAHSAWLAALSLGAVGSVFAGVLGAAGRTHLGLDGSGRAQLIGLALGSPRRVRPAPAPAPGDRTGEW, from the coding sequence ATGCCGCTGATCGACACGGCCGGCCTCACCGAGCAACTGCTGGCCGCACCGCCCCCCGCATCCGCATCCGCATCCGCATCCGCCTCCGCCTCCGCCTCCGCCGACGTCCGGCCCGGCGCGGCTCCCCCGCTGCCCGGTGACCCGGTCCATGCGCTGCGCCGCCGCAGCGCGCAACGGCACTGGGCGCCCGAACCGCTGGACGGGGACGTCCTCGTCAAGGCCCTCGCTTACGCCTTCGAGCAGGACGGGCGGCTGTGGCGGTCGGCCTTCCCCACGCTGCCGACGCCGACCGCGACCGTGCTGGTCCAGAGACTCCTCGACGTTCCGGAGGGCTGCCACCGCTACGAGCCCGAGGGGCGGCGGCTGGTGCCCGAGCCGCGTGCCCTGCCGCCCCTCGCGGACCTGGTGCTGCAACTGGAGTTCGCCGAGGCACCGGCCCTGGTGGTGGTGCACGGCGATCTGGCGGCGGCACTCGAACGGCGTGGTGCGGGGGGCCACCGGCTGCTGCTGGCACGCGGCGCGGCGCTGGCCCACTCCGCATGGCTCGCGGCCCTCTCCCTGGGAGCCGTCGGCTCCGTGTTCGCCGGTGTGCTCGGAGCGGCGGGACGCACCCATCTCGGCCTCGACGGGTCCGGCCGGGCACAGCTGATCGGCCTGGCGCTCGGTTCCCCCCGCCGGGTGCGGCCGGCCCCGGCCCCGGCGCCGGGCGACCGGACCGGGGAGTGGTGA
- a CDS encoding thiocillin family RiPP, giving the protein MDRLPDTDVLELVLERELPELEVLPAGYAPGSTLGSAGSISCASCPAASISSASTASSH; this is encoded by the coding sequence ATGGACAGGTTGCCCGACACCGACGTACTGGAACTCGTGCTGGAGCGCGAACTCCCCGAGCTGGAGGTGCTGCCGGCCGGCTACGCCCCGGGCAGCACCCTCGGCAGCGCGGGGAGCATCAGCTGCGCGTCCTGCCCCGCCGCCTCGATCAGCAGCGCGTCGACCGCCAGCAGCCACTGA
- a CDS encoding TOMM precursor leader peptide-binding protein translates to MPFTTAPAHVLWTGTFGRRVADHLTSLTDWPSATADALGSRSAEWPHTELRVLALWRDEPRLLADVSRLHSVCRTTWLPVVQEFPLIRIGPLVVPGRGPCHSCYTRRRAQHDRGREVSRALQESREADPGHGIAGFTDAQAMIVAGLAVDLLTRYRTGEGALAGQVTFYNVLSRSLFSDTVIGVHGCEECGPPTAPDDGWRRLAAELPLTTGTVAGGER, encoded by the coding sequence GTGCCGTTCACCACCGCACCCGCACACGTCCTGTGGACCGGGACGTTCGGCAGGAGGGTCGCCGACCACCTGACCTCCCTGACCGACTGGCCCTCCGCCACCGCCGACGCCCTGGGGAGCCGGTCCGCCGAGTGGCCCCACACCGAGCTCCGCGTGCTCGCCCTCTGGCGGGATGAACCCCGCCTCCTGGCGGACGTCTCCCGGCTGCACAGCGTCTGCCGCACGACCTGGCTCCCCGTCGTCCAGGAGTTCCCTCTCATCCGGATCGGCCCACTGGTCGTGCCGGGCCGGGGCCCTTGCCACTCCTGCTACACACGACGGCGGGCCCAGCACGACAGGGGACGCGAGGTCTCCCGGGCCCTGCAGGAGTCGCGGGAGGCCGACCCCGGGCACGGGATCGCCGGGTTCACCGACGCCCAGGCCATGATCGTGGCCGGCCTCGCCGTGGATCTCCTCACCCGGTACCGCACCGGGGAGGGCGCGCTAGCGGGGCAGGTGACCTTCTACAACGTGCTGAGCCGGTCCCTGTTCTCCGACACGGTCATCGGCGTCCACGGCTGCGAGGAGTGCGGGCCGCCGACGGCCCCGGACGACGGCTGGCGGCGACTGGCCGCCGAACTGCCGCTCACCACGGGCACCGTGGCGGGAGGCGAACGGTGA
- a CDS encoding thiocillin family RiPP, with translation MNDLDLRLDQEMPELEVLPEEYSAGNVSCAATVGSGSCPAMTWGTASTLSSK, from the coding sequence ATGAACGACCTCGACCTGCGTCTGGACCAGGAGATGCCCGAACTGGAGGTGCTCCCCGAGGAGTACTCGGCCGGGAACGTGTCCTGCGCCGCCACCGTCGGCTCCGGTTCCTGCCCGGCCATGACCTGGGGGACCGCGAGCACCCTGAGCTCCAAGTAG
- a CDS encoding PqqD family protein: protein MARSSTHVASGSAQPSWLDTERPAMRPDVEITEGLNREPLAYDPVNRHYTRLSSSGAAILTALDGSMTGREFAARATGAGRGDGSTEQVVLDFLGELRAAGLLTVPPARGRDASAVRFARRGHMPRLPLVGAGVRAVLDPPASLLRRAPRPFAALWLAAAVLAVWGAGSVLAAPLAAGGPDLSLPVWGWTVVVCGMLLQTTLHELAHGLACRYYGVPVREIGVGLLFYLVPVAYVDRTDAHRLPGRGSRVVIALAGVAQDVLWLGGWSALSLYAEGQFGQLCLLMVWLQIGLLLANLNPLLPTDGYHALESAMGALNLRSRAFTALRCRVLRQPPPSWLAVRSRSRQLHYQVFGLVCLAYALLVAVFCARSLLLLFGGA, encoded by the coding sequence ATGGCCCGCTCATCCACCCATGTGGCCTCCGGCAGCGCCCAGCCGTCCTGGCTGGACACCGAGCGCCCGGCCATGCGCCCCGACGTCGAGATCACCGAAGGGCTGAACCGGGAACCGCTCGCCTACGACCCCGTCAACCGCCACTACACCCGGCTGTCGAGCAGCGGGGCCGCGATCCTCACGGCCCTTGACGGCTCCATGACCGGAAGGGAGTTCGCCGCCCGGGCCACTGGCGCGGGACGCGGTGACGGCTCCACCGAGCAGGTGGTGCTGGACTTCCTCGGGGAACTGCGCGCCGCCGGACTGCTGACCGTGCCGCCCGCCCGTGGCCGGGACGCCTCGGCCGTGCGCTTCGCACGCCGCGGTCACATGCCGCGCCTGCCGCTGGTGGGTGCCGGGGTGCGCGCCGTGCTGGACCCGCCCGCCTCGCTGCTCCGCCGCGCACCGCGGCCGTTCGCCGCGCTGTGGCTCGCCGCGGCGGTCCTCGCGGTGTGGGGGGCGGGATCGGTGCTCGCCGCTCCGCTCGCGGCCGGCGGTCCCGATCTGTCCCTTCCGGTGTGGGGCTGGACGGTCGTCGTCTGCGGCATGCTGCTGCAGACGACCCTGCACGAGCTGGCCCACGGACTGGCGTGCCGCTACTACGGCGTCCCCGTCCGGGAGATCGGCGTCGGCCTTCTCTTCTACCTGGTCCCGGTGGCCTATGTGGACCGCACCGACGCCCACCGGCTCCCCGGACGCGGCTCCCGGGTGGTCATCGCCCTGGCCGGAGTGGCCCAGGACGTGCTGTGGCTGGGCGGCTGGTCGGCGCTGTCGCTCTACGCCGAGGGGCAGTTCGGGCAGCTCTGCCTGCTGATGGTCTGGCTGCAGATCGGCCTGCTGCTGGCGAACCTGAACCCACTGCTCCCCACCGACGGGTACCACGCGCTGGAGTCGGCCATGGGCGCGCTGAACCTGCGCTCGCGCGCCTTCACCGCTCTGCGGTGCCGGGTGCTGCGGCAGCCGCCGCCGAGCTGGCTCGCCGTCCGTAGCCGCTCCCGGCAGCTGCACTACCAGGTGTTCGGACTCGTCTGCCTCGCCTACGCGCTGCTCGTCGCGGTCTTCTGCGCACGCTCTCTGCTCCTGCTGTTCGGGGGCGCGTGA